The Pseudomonas sp. HOU2 DNA window AATCTGCAGGGGGTCTTGAGGCTGCGAGGTCAGGGTGGTGCAATCGATTCGCCCTGCCATTGCGACGAGACCGTCGCTCACGACAATCACGAGGCACGTTATGACTCGCGTCACCGCCGTCACCCGTTATGGAAAACTCTCAATCACCCTGCACTGGCTGATGCTGGCGCTGTTCGTCGGCGTCTATGCCTGTGTCGAAATCAAAGGCTTCATGCCCAAGGGCAGCGAAGCGCGCGGCCTGCTGATGGGCTTCCACGGTCTGTTCGGCACGAGCATCTTCGTGCTGGTCTGGGTGCGCCTGCTCGGCCGCCTGACCCCACGCCCGCCAATCACCCCCAAGCCGCCAGCCTGGCAGACCGGCATCTCGCACCTGATGCACCTGGCGCTGTACGTACTGATGATCGCCACGCCGATCCTCGCCTGGCTGATGCTCGCCGCCGCTGACAAACCGTTCCCGTACTTCGGCTTCCACGTCCCGGCACCGGTCGCCATCGACCCGGACTTCGCCAAACAGCTCAAGTACTGGCATGAAACGCTGGGCAGCGCCGGCTACTGGCTGATCGGCTTGCACGCGGCGGCGGGGCTGTTTCACCACTACTGGGTGCGGGATAACACGCTGGTGCGGATGTTGCCGGGGCGCACGGAATAACCCCTTTCCTATTCAACCCCCAATCCCTGTGGGAGCGAGCTTGCTCGCGAAGGCGGAGTATCAGCCACTGATGATGTCGGCTGACACGATCCCTTCGCGAGCAAGCTCGCTCCCACAGTTTTTTGTGGCGTCTGGCAGAGCGGGGCAGTTGCTGGAATCGTACTTCGCGTCCACTCTATGGCATGCCGACAAGGAGCGTCGCCGACCCTCCGTCGTGACCCATGGGAGCTTGCAGCATGAGCGAAGACAACAAGGTAAAAGGCCCGGCGTCGTACTTCCCCTCCATCGAAAAGAAATACGGCCAGCCCATCGATCACTGGCTGAACCTGCTCGCCGGCATCACCGACAAAAAACACATGGAACTGGTGGCGTGGCTCAAGGATGAACACGGCATGGGCCACGGGCATGCCAACGCGCTGGTCGCGCACCATTTGGCCGCAGGCAAACAGTGAGGGCAGGGCAGCGATGAATTTCTCCCACCGGCCAGTGACGGCCGACGACGTCAACACCCTCTGCAGCTTTCCGCAGGGCGTCCAAGAGTTGTACTTCATGTTCCCGAAAGCGCAGTACCCGCTGACGGAAGAACAGATGCACACCGCGATCAGCCAGCGCTTCGACTCCACGGCGTTTCTGGCCAACGGCGAGTTCGTCGGCTTCGCCAACTTCTACCGTGCCGAGCACGACGGCGTCTGCTGCATCGGCAACGTCATCGTCGCGCCTTACGCCCGTGGCCAGGGCGTTGCTCGCTACATCGTCGAAACCATGACTGCGGTCGGCTTTGAAAAGTACGGGGCAAGGGAAGTGCAGCTTTCGTGCTTCAACGAAAACACGGCGGGGTTGCTGCTCTACCCGAAACTCGGCTTCGTGCCGTTCTCCATCGAAGAGCGTGCTGCGCCGGGTGGCAGGCGTGTGGCGCTGATCAATATGACCCGCCACCGCCAATAGCCATCCCCCAATCCCTGTGGGAGCCGGGCTCGCCCGCGATGGCGTGCGCCCGGCCAGACGTGCTCCCAAGCCTTGCGCAGAGCCTGTGGGAGCTAGCCTGCTAGCGAAGACGCCAGCCCAGTCAATCCCACTCCCAAACCAGCCAAATTCCCAGTGGGAGCTGCCTGCTGGCGATGGCGCCCGCCCAATCACTCAAACCTCCTCACCCCTGAGCTGACGACTCATCAGATCACAACTCGCCGACCACGACGTCAACCACTCCGGCATCTCGGGCGACTGTTCAGGCAACCCCAACGCCCTGACGAACTCACCCGGCGCAATCGTGCCTTGTGCCGACCGAAACAGCCCACGCATGACCACCACGCCGATCACTCTTCCCTTGCTCACGAAGCGATGCTCCATGAAGCTCCATTTATCGTCCCAGCCAAGCATCCGGCTGTGAATTTCAAACGCTTCAAACAGCTTCAGTTCACGCCGAAATTTGCCCCAGGTATCGCCAACGATCGGCAACGCTTTAGCGCGCAGCGCCACCCGAAACGCGCCACTGCGCAACACAAAATCCATGCGCCCGACATCAGCCAGGGTGAAGTAGCGACCATTGGTAACGTGCCGATTCAAATCGAGATCCGGCGGCCACACGCGCATGCGGATCACGGTGGATTCCAGCGCATTGACCGGCTTGCGCCACGGTCGACGAAAAAGCATGCAGAGCAATCGAAACCACAGATTCATCAGTACGTCAGCCAGTTGAAAAGAGCGCTGCACTCTAGCGAGCCGGGCGATGGCGAGGTAGGTGCGTAAATGACTTTTTTGTGCTGAACAGTGCATTCCGATCATTGTGGGGTGGGTACTGGATCGGTAGCCCGAACAACTGGCGGATAAACAGGAAATAATCGGGATGTTTATATGAAGCCTGCCGTTACCACCGAAGCCCTACAACGCCTTGCGCCATCGCCTACGAGTACGCCAGAATCCGCCGGCTTGTGCGTCTAGAGCGCGGGTTCTATCGTCTGTCGGTCGCTGAAAAACAGTGATCGGGTTTGGTAGCCCTGAGTTCTCGTAGATTGCATAAGCATCATGATTTGCAGTGTCTGTTCGACACGGCTTTATGGTGGTCATGCACAGGGCGTCTTCGGGCGCGCCGGTTTTCTACGTCCCGGTCTACCAACCTGCGCATGGCCGCCACCCTCGTTTGGTAGCGAGAGTGATGGCTCCCTTTTTTGACGTAGGAGCTTCACCATGATCAAACCAACACCCAACCCGCCAGAAACCGACCTTGCATCCCCCTACGAATCCCTCGATTCCAAAAAACTCCACGAAGCCGCCGAACGCGCCCTCGACCATTACCTGTCCCCGGCCACCCAAATCATGGCCAGCCCGCACAAGCCCGAACCCATGTACCTCGCCAACCCGAAGTGCGACACCGAATCCCTGCT harbors:
- a CDS encoding DUF4287 domain-containing protein — encoded protein: MSEDNKVKGPASYFPSIEKKYGQPIDHWLNLLAGITDKKHMELVAWLKDEHGMGHGHANALVAHHLAAGKQ
- a CDS encoding DUF6124 family protein; translation: MIKPTPNPPETDLASPYESLDSKKLHEAAERALDHYLSPATQIMASPHKPEPMYLANPKCDTESLLANASETLGSASEMLNNFAATLDTSHRKTALGIAQVVMLGELAVNQALDNVEIAH
- a CDS encoding cytochrome b → MTRVTAVTRYGKLSITLHWLMLALFVGVYACVEIKGFMPKGSEARGLLMGFHGLFGTSIFVLVWVRLLGRLTPRPPITPKPPAWQTGISHLMHLALYVLMIATPILAWLMLAAADKPFPYFGFHVPAPVAIDPDFAKQLKYWHETLGSAGYWLIGLHAAAGLFHHYWVRDNTLVRMLPGRTE
- a CDS encoding GNAT family protein, with amino-acid sequence MNFSHRPVTADDVNTLCSFPQGVQELYFMFPKAQYPLTEEQMHTAISQRFDSTAFLANGEFVGFANFYRAEHDGVCCIGNVIVAPYARGQGVARYIVETMTAVGFEKYGAREVQLSCFNENTAGLLLYPKLGFVPFSIEERAAPGGRRVALINMTRHRQ
- a CDS encoding thioesterase family protein, whose product is MNLWFRLLCMLFRRPWRKPVNALESTVIRMRVWPPDLDLNRHVTNGRYFTLADVGRMDFVLRSGAFRVALRAKALPIVGDTWGKFRRELKLFEAFEIHSRMLGWDDKWSFMEHRFVSKGRVIGVVVMRGLFRSAQGTIAPGEFVRALGLPEQSPEMPEWLTSWSASCDLMSRQLRGEEV